The following are encoded together in the Citrus sinensis cultivar Valencia sweet orange chromosome 1, DVS_A1.0, whole genome shotgun sequence genome:
- the LOC102630650 gene encoding probable disease resistance protein At5g63020 — protein MAWLQFGSVFPLFSFSVPFFVDFFFFYSRCPHVPVCPSSHLFWAVAAPHGTLTAASWANVGSHISRNCSGKAQLPNLDALQTEFDKLIQAKDDLLNEVNLAEQQPRTRRTHQVKGWLQRVQQMGTKVTKVQEIRAQEIDRLCLGGFCSKDLISSYRFGRRVVELKKEVIDLKNERGDIVDIYEMVPEDPAVELPVERTVVGQQSILDQVWRCITEKENNVGIIGLYGRGGVGKTTLLKQVNNHFRCREHNFDVVIWVVVSRELKLQQIQHDIGERIGLLSDKEWQSKSVKQKALDISNNLSQKKFVLLLDDIWQPIDLTEVGVPLQSLNVESKIVFTTRSLDVCGQMRADKGIEVSTLTHGQAWKLFQEEVGTSVLGSHPDIPKLAETLAKECRGLPLALKTIGRAMAGRRNREQWQHAINVLRTSASKFPGMEENVFSRLKFSYDCLPRDELRSCLLYCCLFPEDFRIPKRELINYWISEGFSDGFGDGYTIVGDLVSACLLEEEDDYYLKMHDVIRDMALWIACKIRKKEENFLVCAGVGITKAPKIEEWEGVKRVSLSDNKIESLSEIPNCPHLQTLFLDRNCIMEITDGFFELMRSLRVLSLSQNSLTELPSGISSLVSLQHLDVSYTDISGLSHELKALLNLRYLNLERTYHLSRFPPELISSFSKLEVLRMLESGADSTAEQGSVLSEDAEPLMKELLCLKLLNLISFSLYSSRGVRNFLKFPKLLRITQALSISDCEIPLLNVSHLAYMEHLKDLVIDNSNLEELKTDCTGEVQKVLQCGFRSLHLASIAFCSRVKDLTWLAFAPNLKIIVIMHCDDLEEIISVEKLNELSDIMGELNFFAKLELLDLYHAENLKSIYQGALPLPQLKEIRVTQCPKLKTLPLNSNSTKLRNIVISGGKDWWEELQWEDQATQNAFSTCFVPSR, from the exons ATGGCCTGgttgcaatttggcagcgttttcccTCTTTTCAGTTTTTCTGTCCCCTTCTTCGtcgatttcttcttcttttatagccgctgtCCCCACGTTCCCGTTTGCCCTTCATCCCACCTTTTTTGGGCAGTGGCAGCCCCTCATGGGACTCTAACTGCTGCATcatgggcaaacgtgggatctcaCATCTCCCGCAACTGTTCTGGGAAAGCGCAACTGCC TAATCTTGATGCGTTGCAGACTGAATTCGACAAATTGATTCAGGCAAAAGATGATCTTCTGAACGAAGTTAATCTTGCTGAACAACAACCTCGTACTAGAAGGACGCACCAGGTCAAAGGTTGGCTTCAAAGGGTGCAACAAATGGGAACCAAAGTTACAAAGGTGCAAGAAATTAGAGCCCAAGAAATCGACAGATTGTGTCTTGGAGGCTTCTGTTCCAAGGACTTGATATCAAGCTACCGCTTCGGGAGAAGAGTAGTGGAGTTGAAGAAAGAAGTGATCGATTTAAAGAATGAACGAGGAGACATCGTAGACATTTATGAGATGGTACCTGAAGATCCGGCAGTTGAATTACCCGTTGAGCGAACAGTTGTGGGTCAACAATCAATTCTTGACCAAGTTTGGAGATGCATCACAGAGAAAGAAAACAATGTGGGAATTATTGGCTTATATGGTAGAGGGGGCGTTGGTAAAACTACCCTGTTGAAACAAGTCAATAACCACTTCCGCTGCCGAGAACATAATTTTGATGTTGTCATCTGGGTGGTTGTTTCAAGAGAGCTAAAGTTGCAGCAGATTCAACACGACATTGGAGAAAGGATAGGCTTATTGTCAGACAAAGAGTGGCAGAGTAAGAGTGTTAAGCAGAAGGCTTTGGACATCTCCAACAATTTAAGCCAAAAGAAGTTCGTACTGTTGTTAGATGATATATGGCAGCCAATTGATTTAACAGAAGTTGGTGTCCCTCTTCAAAGCCTAAATGTAGAATCAAAGATAGTGTTCACAACTCGTTCTCTTGATGTTTGCGGCCAAATGAGAGCTGACAAGGGGATTGAAGTGTCGACTTTGACTCATGGACAAGCCTGGAAATTATTTCAGGAGGAGGTTGGAACATCCGTTCTTGGCAGTCATCCTGATATTCCTAAGCTAGCCGAGACCTTGGCCAAAGAGTGTCGTGGTTTGCCGCTGGCACTCAAAACAATAGGTCGAGCCATGGCAGGCAGAAGGAATCGTGAGCAATGGCAGCATGCAATTAATGTCTTACGCACATCAGCTTCTAAGTTTCCAGGTATGGAAGAAAACGTGTTTTCACGTTTGAAGTTCAGTTACGATTGTTTGCCGAGGGATGAACTTCGTTCTTGTCTCTTATACTGTTGTTTATTTCCTGAAGACTTCAGAATTCCTAAACGTGAGTTGATAAATTATTGGATTAGTGAGGGATTTTCAGATGGATTTGGTGACGGATACACCATCGTTGGTGATCTTGTAAGTGCATGTCTGTTGGAAGAAGAGGACGactattatttgaaaatgcaCGATGTGATTCGTGATATGGCATTGTGGATAGCATGTAAGATTAGGAAGAAAGAGGAGAACTTTTTGGTTTGTGCTGGAGTAGGAATAACTAAAGCACCGAAGATTGAAGAATGGGAAGGAGTCAAAAGGGTATCATTATCGGACAATAAAATAGAGAGTCTATCGGAAATTCCCAATTGTCCACATCTCCAAACTCTGTTTCTTGATAGAAATTGTATTATGGAAATCACTGATGGTTTCTTTGAGCTTATGCGTTCTCTTCGTGTTTTGAGTCTAAGCCAAAATTCTCTTACCGAACTACCTTCAGGGATTTCAAGTTTGGTTTCATTACAACACCTTGACGTCTCATATACTGACATAAGTGGGTTGTCGCATGAGCTGAAGGCATTGCTGAATCTAAGATACTTGAACTTGGAGAGAACATATCATTTATCTAGATTTCCACCAGAATTGATATCTAGCTTTTCAAAGTTAGAGGTACTCAGGATGCTGGAATCTGGAGCTGATAGTACAGCCGAACAAGGCAGCGTCCTTTCTGAAGATGCTGAGCCTTTAATGAAGGAATTGCTCTGTTTGAAACTTTTAAATCTCATCAGCTTCTCCTTGTATAGTTCACGTGGTGTCCGGAACTTCTTAAAATTCCCTAAGCTGCTGCGCATTACTCAAGCTCTATCCATTAGCGACTGTGAAATTCCACTGCTCAATGTCTCTCATCTAGCATACATGGAGCATCTCAAGGACTTGGTCATTGATAACAGTAATTTGGAAGAGTTAAAGACTGACTGCACAGGAGAAGTGCAAAAAGTGCTTCAATGTGGCTTCCGCAGTCTTCACTTGGCCTCCATTGCTTTTTGCTCAAGAGTGAAGGACTTGACGTGGCTTGCTTTTGCTCCAAATCTCAAGATTATTGTGATAATGCACTGTGATGACCTGGAAGAGATAATCAGTGTTGAAAAACTGAATGAACTTTCAGATATCATGGGAGAGCTTAACTTTTTTGCAAAACTAGAATTGCTAGACCTTTATCACGcagaaaatttaaagagcATCTACCAGGGTGCCTTGCCCTTGCCACAGCTGAAGGAAATTCGAGTAACTCAATGCCCAAAGCTGAAGACGCTCCCTCTCAATTCCAACAGCACAAAGCTACGAAATATTGTCATCAGTGGTGGGAAAGATTGGTGGGAAGAGCTACAATGGGAGGATCAAGCCACTCAAAATGCTTTTTCTACCTGCTTCGTACCGAGTCGTTAA
- the LOC127903049 gene encoding uncharacterized protein LOC127903049 has product MPARGDVHDSRAVQLVDQSLTYRQYTPLKISMEELYERIEGRGLLYPPAPITKPTHRRDKSRFCKFHDTHGHTISQCRDLKIQVEDLVRNRYLDEYVDGISPVMESQYTRDEGVERDLEREQPTIRVIAGGPTLAGDSNRARKNYGRYALTSKEVLFNLPATKKAKVRQVPIMWTDEDEEGILYPHEDALVIKASVASTELRRILVDTGSSVDILFKLALDDMEISDLKLERTNTSLK; this is encoded by the coding sequence ATGCCAGCTCGAGGTGACGTTCATGATAGCCGAGCAGTTCAGCTGGTAGACCAGAGCTTGACATATAGACAATACACTCCACTAAAGATCTCCATGGAGGAATTGTATGAGAGGATCGAGGGACGAGGCCTGCTGTACCCTCCAGCCCCAATAACAAAACCGACTCACCGACGGGATAAGAGCAGATTCTGCAAGTTCCACGACACTCACGGTCACACTATCAGCCAATGTCGTGACCTGAAGATTCAAGTGGAGGATTTAGTGAGGAACCGATACTTGGACGAGTATGTAGATGGAATATCCCCTGTCATGGAATCACAGTACACACGGGATGAAGGAGTTGAGAGGGATCTGGAACGTGAACAGCCGACCATCCGTGTGATAGCAGGAGGGCCAACATTGGCCGGAGATTCGAACAGGGCACGGAAGAACTATGGGAGATACGCCCTGACTAGCAAAGAAGTGCTTTTCAATTTGCCAGCAACCAAGAAGGCAAAAGTGCGACAAGTTCCCATTATGTGGACGGATGAGGATGAAGAGGGTATTTTGTATCCTCATGAGGATGCACTAGTGATTAAAGCATCAGTGGCTAGCACAGAATTGCGGCGAATACTGGTGGACACGGGCAGTTCAGTTGACATTCTATTTAAGTTAGCCCTAGATGATATGGAGATTTCAGATTTAAAGCTGGAGCGGACAAATACTTCCTTAAAATGA
- the LOC127903051 gene encoding uncharacterized protein LOC127903051: protein MSNRKRKLIVDEGDEESGDSGLNVPIPTDFLGPSSSVGPSHGRDTLEYPHPLVVSSSPELALVKNRGGPASGSGENHSFGRVGISEGVGDGEGSSSRPSRSAQRRNLGHRVEADSYPIDFMACATTPTDLFKLRNLYNIPSEVLLVVPGKGDVLSRPPKWYVTMHLESFRLGARLPLQPYFAKILGGMHLAPSQLHPNGWRVLSAMFVLWERCGSEEPSLVEVKDLYQLRSSPKEAGWYYFMSSSAKRKPIIGFPTNSSLLEGTGVQQFESWGLIEGLEDRPLLQVETALLNASTCQDLLSPTSLVGSGLVDIAAGMDSKILSAMTRKRGRASSSSSNPPPPPKKPSVGPSKAHVPALPPPPPRKSVGEKTSDKSPEVSLQSGDRSSPLLSRDQVDYLSPYQKDYKKAMGPKMVKDIESMNLSELAASVQRVSFRLATMVSCYKIRSARHEKKLQADNQELKKKAESADRSKEKLAELNKQIMELEERVAVAESTSSKLEGELGDLRSDLHATQIERDTLRAALEGEIKSLSEQLAEEKGKSADVDDRLDDAKYDSGVAFSYKCIMSVLKEEYPELDMSKLEAGVERYMAEVGQGDKEQGGQDQVEASSDGVQEGEVGGRTLEVGQGSMPPPLGIADLPPPDVADPSLPELADPSAAGAVDSPNL from the exons ATGTCAAACCgaaaaagaaagttaattGTTGATGAGGGTGATGAAGAATCAGGGGATTCAGGCCTCAACGTGCCAATACCCACCGATTTCTTGGGTCCCTCCAGTAGTGTAGGTCCATCCCATGGCAGGGATACCCTTGAGTACCCACACCCTCTGGTTGTCTCTTCCTCCCCCGAACTAGCGCTTGTAAAAAATAGAGGTGGACCTGCGTCGGGCTCAGGTGAGAACCACAGCTTTGGTAGGGTTGGGATCTCTGAAGGAGTTGGCGATGGTGAGGGGAGCAGTTCCAGACCGAGCCGATCTGCTCAGAGAAGGAACCTAGGCCATAGGGTGGAGGCTGATTCCTACCCTATTGATTTCATGGCTTGTGCCACCACCCCCACTGACCTATTTAAACTTAGGAACCTCTACAACATCCCCAGCGAGGTTCTTCTTGTAGTTCCTGGAAAAGGCGATGTCCTTAGTCGGCCTCCGAAATGGTATGTGACGATGCACTTGGAGAGTTTCAGACTAGGAGCTCGGCTGCCCCTTCAACCTTACTTTGCCAAGATACTGGGCGGTATGCACCTGGCCCCAAGTCAGCTACACCCAAATGGGTGGAGGGTTCTCTCGGCGATGTTTGTGTTGTGGGAGAGGTGTGGGTCGGAGGAGCCTTCTCTTGTCGAAGTGAAAGATCTGTATCAGCTGCGGAGTAGCCCAAAGGAGGCAGGCTGGTATTATTTTATGTCCAGTTCTGCCAAGAGGAAACCGATCATTGGGTTTCcaacaaattcttctttgctggAGGGAACTGGTGTCCAGCAGTTCG AGTCGTGGGGTCTGATCGAGGGGCTTGAAGATCGGCCTTTGCTTCAGGTGGAAACGGCTCTATTGAACGCGTCTACCTGCCAAGACCTCCTGTCACCAACAAGTCTGGTCGGCTCGGGCTTAGTGGATATAGCCGCCGGGATGGATAGCAAGATTCTCAGTGCTATGACCAGAAAGCGTGGTCGGGCTTCGAGCAGCTCCAGCAACCCTCCTCCTCCCCCGAAGAAACCTAGCGTTGGTCCTTCCAAGGCGCATGTTCCTGCTTTGCCCCCACCTCCACCTCGTAAGAGTGTTGGGGAGAAAACCTCCGACAAGAGTCCTGAGGTCAGCTTGCAGTCTGGGGACCGCTCTTCTCCTCTACTATCTCGGGATCAAGTGGACTACCTGAGCCCGTATCAGAAGGATTACAAAAAAGCGATGGGGCCCAAGATGGTGAAGGACATCGAGAGTATGAACCTCTCCGAATTAGCTGCTTCCGTTCAGAGAGTGTCCTTCAGGTTGGCCACCATGGTTTCGTGCTACAAGATTAGGTCCGCGCGCCATGAGAAAAAACTCCAAGCTGACAATCaggaattgaagaagaaagctgAATCTGCTGATCGCTCTAAGGAGAAGCTGGCTGAGCTGAACAAGCAAATTATGGAGCTAGAGGAGAGAGTTGCGGTTGCTGAATCCACTTCCTCCAAACTCGAGGGTGAGCTGGGTGACCTGAGGTCTGATCTCCATGCTACTCAAATTGAAAGGGATACTCTGAGGGCCGCCCTTGAGGGGGAAATCAAATCCTTGAGTGAGCAGCTGGCTGAGGAGAAAGGCAAATCTGCTGATGTGGACGATCGGCTGGATGATGCCAAGTATGACTCTGGGGTTGCCTTCTCCTATAAGTGCATAATGTCTGTGCTTAAGGAAGAATATCCCGAGCTGGACATGAGCAAGCTGGAGGCTGGAGTGGAGAGGTACATGGCTGAGGTCGGCCAGGGTGATAAGGAGCAGGGCGGGCAGGATCAGGTGGAGGCTTCTTCGGATGGCGTGCAAGAGGGGGAAGTTGGGGGACGCACTCTCGAAGTGGGTCAAGGGTCCATGCCTCCTCCTCTCGGCATTGCTGATCTTCCACCTCCTGATGTTGCTGATCCCTCACTTCCCGAGCTCGCTGATCCTTCAGCTGCTGGAGCCGTTGATTCTCCTAACCTTTAG
- the LOC102631152 gene encoding mitochondrial-processing peptidase subunit alpha-like, whose protein sequence is MYRNAASRLRALKGHVRCRVPSATRFASSSAVASTSSSSGGLFSWLTGERSSSSPSLDFPLPGVSLPPSLPDYVEPGKTKISTLPNGVKIASETSVSPVASISLYVGCGSIYESPISFGTTHLLERMAFRSTRNRSHLRIVREVEAIGGNVQASASREQMGYSFDALKTYVPEMVELLIDCVRNPVFLDWEVNEQLTKVKSEISEVSNNPQSLLLEAIHSAGYSGALANPLLAPESAINRLNSTLLEEFVAENYTGPRMVLAASGVEHDQLVSVAEPLLSDLPSIHPREEPKSVYTGGDYRCQADSGDQLTHFVLAFELPGGWHKDKDAMTLTVLQMLLGGGGSFSAGGPGKGMYSRLYRRVLNEFPQVQSFSAFSNIYNHSGMFGIQGTTGSDFVSKAIDLAARELISVATPGEVDQVQLDRAKQSTKSAILMNLESRMVVSEDIGRQVLTYGERKPVEHFLKTVEGVTAKDIASVAQKLLSSPLTMASYGDVINVPSYDAVSSKFKSK, encoded by the exons ATGTACAGAAACGCAGCCTCTCGTCTTCGAGCCCTCAAG GGCCATGTGCGTTGTAGGGTGCCTTCAGCCACAAGATTTGCAAGTTCCAGTGCCGTTGCTTCAACTTCATCCTCTTCGGGTGGTCTCTTTAGCTGGTTGACTGGGGAACGGTCCAGTTCTTCACCTTCTCTGGACTTTCCACTTCCGGGTGTCTCTCTTCCACCTTCATTGCCTGATTATGTTGAACCTGGTAAAACCAAGATTTCTACTCTACCAAATGGTGTCAAAATTGCCTCGGAAACATCAGTG AGTCCTGTAGCCTCAATATCGTTATATGTTGGTTGTGGTTCAATTTATGAGTCACCAATCTCATTTGGGACAACACACTTGCTTGAGCGTATGGCTTTTAGAAGTACAAGAAATAGGAGTCACTTGCGTATTGTGCGAGAAGTGGAGGCAATTGGTGGCAATGTCCAAGCCTCAGCTTCTAGGGAGCAGATGGGTTACTCCTTTGATGCTTTGAAAACTTATGTTCCTGAAATGGTAGAGCTTCTTATTGACTGTGTGAGAAACCCTGTTTTTCTGGATTGGGAGGTCAACGAACAG CTCACAAAGGTGAAATCTGAGATTAGTGAGGTTTCCAACAATCCTCAAAGCTTGCTTTTGGAGGCAATTCACTCAGCTGGTTACTCTGGTGCATTGGCTAATCCTCTTCTAGCCCCGGAATCTGCTATAAATAGATTAAACTCTACACTTCTCGAAGAATTTGTTGCT GAAAATTATACTGGTCCTCGGATGGTACTTGCTGCTTCTGGTGTTGAACATGACCAGTTGGTGTCTGTAGCAGAACCACTTTTATCTGACCTACCCAGTATCCATCCTCGCGAAGAGCCCAAATCTGTGTACACTGGAGGTGATTATCGTTGTCAAGCTGATTCAGGG GACCAGTTAACCCATTTTGTTCTTGCATTTGAACTTCCTGGTGGTTGGCATAAGGATAAGGATGCCATGACTTTGACAGTTCTCCAG atGCTTTTGGGAGGAGGTGGATCATTCTCAGCTGGGGGCCCTGGAAAAGGAATGTACTCAAGGCTGT ATCGTCGTGTGTTGAATGAGTTCCCGCAAGTTCAGTCCTTTTCAGCATTCAGCAACATCTACAATCATTCTGGCATGTTTGGAATCCAGGGTACAACT GGCTCTGATTTCGTATCAAAAGCTATTGATTTAGCAGCGAGGGAGCTTATTTCTGTGGCAACTCCAGGAGAAG TTGATCAAGTACAGCTAGACCGCGCCAAACAGTCAACCAAGTCAGCtattttgatgaatttggAATCAAGa ATGGTTGTTTCCGAAGACATAGGTAGACAAGTTCTGACATATGGTGAGAG GAAACCCGTGGAGCATTTCTTGAAGACTGTGGAAGGAGTTACAGCAAAGGATATTGCTTCCGTAGCACAGAAGCTTCTTTCATCTCCTCTCACAATGGCATCATATGGAGATG TCATCAATGTCCCAAGCTATGATGCAGTCAGCAGCAAGTTcaagtcaaaataa